One Candidatus Scalindua japonica genomic region harbors:
- a CDS encoding rhomboid family intramembrane serine protease yields MIPIRDRNPSGTFPYITIGIIVINVFIFLYELSLGSDLNKFINQYGVVPIKITHYYRTSNSTLIETFFPFISSTFLHAGFIHLIGNMWFLWIFGDNIEDKLGHVKYLAFYILCGIIGSSFHVFFYSRSEIPCIGASGAIAAVLGAYMITFPRAKVITIVPIFFFIQIIELPAIIVLGFWLLIQFFNGTVSIMASRPDSGVAWWAHIGGFISGIVLFSIMRVLFVRKPVRRSY; encoded by the coding sequence ATGATACCTATAAGAGACAGAAATCCTTCTGGTACTTTTCCATATATTACGATAGGAATTATTGTTATAAACGTTTTCATCTTTCTGTATGAACTCTCCTTAGGCTCGGATTTAAATAAATTTATAAATCAGTATGGTGTAGTGCCAATAAAGATAACACATTATTACCGTACTTCCAATTCAACACTTATAGAAACTTTTTTCCCTTTCATATCATCAACATTTTTACACGCAGGGTTTATTCATCTCATTGGCAACATGTGGTTTCTCTGGATATTTGGCGATAATATTGAAGACAAACTGGGACACGTTAAATATCTTGCCTTTTACATACTCTGCGGAATAATTGGATCATCTTTTCACGTTTTTTTTTACAGCAGGTCTGAAATACCATGTATAGGAGCAAGCGGAGCAATTGCAGCAGTTCTTGGCGCATATATGATCACATTTCCCCGCGCGAAGGTTATCACAATTGTACCAATATTCTTTTTCATACAAATTATAGAACTCCCAGCCATTATTGTTCTGGGTTTCTGGCTTCTTATTCAATTCTTTAATGGTACAGTATCTATAATGGCATCTAGGCCAGATAGCGGCGTGGCGTGGTGGGCACACATTGGAGGATTTATTTCAGGAATAGTACTATTTAGTATTATGCGTGTACTCTTTGTGAGAAAACCTGTTAGACGAAGCTATTAG
- a CDS encoding formyltransferase → MRRKSVIKIIVLGYHNIGCRCLEYLLGKNENVVAVFTHKDNPEENLFFDSMAEIASSAGILCYTPGNINYPEWVAFIKELAPDIIFSFYYRNMISREILSIPRLGAINLHGSLLPKYRGRCPVNWVLVNGEKETGVTLHYMVDKPDAGGIIAQEKIPILFTDTSYTLHKKMEKKAVVVLDRAWGLIKEERNERIPQDLSIGSYFGGRTPDDGKIDWNRGNLEIYNLVRAVTHPWPGAFCIFRNQKMIIWECEPVSMKGYSEPGSLVSFDRKGIIVAARDGALLLKRCQIKENEKLGGYKFAIRYSLHNRDIFT, encoded by the coding sequence ATGAGGAGGAAATCTGTTATTAAGATTATAGTGCTGGGATATCACAATATAGGCTGCAGGTGCCTTGAATACCTTTTAGGGAAGAATGAAAACGTAGTTGCTGTCTTTACCCACAAGGACAACCCTGAAGAGAACCTGTTTTTTGATTCGATGGCAGAAATCGCCAGTTCCGCCGGTATCCTCTGTTATACACCGGGAAATATTAACTATCCTGAATGGGTAGCCTTTATAAAAGAACTTGCTCCTGACATTATTTTCTCATTTTACTACAGGAATATGATTTCGAGAGAAATACTTTCCATTCCAAGGCTAGGTGCAATAAATCTACATGGTTCACTGCTGCCGAAATACAGGGGCCGTTGTCCAGTCAACTGGGTACTCGTAAACGGGGAAAAGGAGACAGGGGTAACTCTGCACTATATGGTTGATAAACCAGATGCGGGTGGCATTATTGCTCAGGAGAAGATCCCTATTCTCTTCACAGATACCTCATACACTCTTCACAAGAAGATGGAGAAGAAAGCCGTAGTTGTTCTTGATAGGGCATGGGGCCTGATAAAAGAGGAAAGAAATGAGAGAATACCTCAGGATCTGTCAATCGGTTCATATTTTGGAGGAAGAACGCCCGATGATGGGAAGATAGACTGGAATCGAGGTAACCTTGAAATTTACAACCTTGTCCGCGCAGTAACCCATCCCTGGCCGGGGGCTTTCTGTATTTTCAGGAATCAGAAAATGATTATATGGGAGTGCGAACCGGTATCAATGAAAGGGTATTCAGAACCAGGCAGTCTTGTTTCGTTTGACCGGAAAGGAATTATTGTAGCTGCCAGAGACGGTGCACTATTATTAAAGAGATGTCAGATTAAGGAGAATGAGAAATTAGGCGGATATAAATTTGCCATAAGGTATTCACTGCATAATAGAGATATTTTCACTTAG
- a CDS encoding efflux RND transporter permease subunit, translating into MKTLMSSIIKHPFICLTVLLVLTGFAVIPLPGLIIDPSGEGMMVSGDPDKDYYEEVKKIFGDDVLVTVCITSDNIFQEEILQSIENISDKIGNITLNIDDEDVEVVTRVISLTTVNKIVGREGYLDINQLIDYIPSGPDELEKIKKNALQNETFLNDIVSKDGKTAAINTYIQASPPGYLSYNHEIKNKIQEFIDIEAKRLKKQGVNAEIFQIGLPVIKVEVAEYIENDLRMFMPICITVSLIILWFSFRTISAVIIPLTTGMISVAWTLGIMSFVGYPINVISNALPVLLIVVGCTEDIHMLSEYYHQLKAGNEKHIAIRNMSIKCGLAIFLTSLTTTLGFSALICNKIVMIREFGICSAIGLICNFIVTILFVPTFLQWTRVPKSFTTVSKKKTSLIMGSISDFICRIVVHKRVFIIIGTAMVIILAVFGTFKVRPDADYTNFFKKNSSIRVKLDKLHNRISGGKSMLIVIDSGQEGGIAGPEIMTAIAEFQDYLNQRFDKTISVADYVKIMHREMNNGDKEFFKIPTSRELISQYLLLMDGDDLERVLDSAHSAACIIVRHNIIGSWQVNKELDAIKDMSKQLFPKYVQVKITGIDILNKKAGDYMSKGQIMGLGLGLVIIFFIISILFLSPWVGFLAMIPNMIPILLNFGIMGWFHIPLSPATSIVAIIALGIAVDDTIHFMVRFHKELKNTNNQDEAISRTLKKELLPIMSTSIALALGFCILISSNFVSNICFGYLAAIAMLVALVSDLFVTPGLLLATHLFSSRNVLKVKN; encoded by the coding sequence TTGAAAACATTAATGTCTTCAATTATCAAACACCCGTTCATTTGTTTAACGGTCCTTTTAGTGTTGACTGGTTTCGCTGTCATTCCATTACCTGGGTTGATTATAGACCCTTCCGGTGAGGGAATGATGGTTTCTGGTGATCCCGATAAGGATTATTATGAGGAAGTAAAAAAAATTTTTGGTGATGATGTTCTCGTTACTGTCTGCATAACAAGCGACAATATTTTTCAGGAAGAGATTCTACAAAGTATAGAAAACATATCTGACAAGATTGGTAATATAACATTAAATATTGATGACGAGGATGTAGAAGTTGTTACACGCGTCATTAGTTTAACCACAGTTAATAAAATTGTTGGTAGAGAAGGTTACTTGGATATAAATCAGTTAATTGATTACATACCTTCAGGGCCAGATGAGTTAGAAAAGATTAAAAAAAATGCATTACAAAATGAGACATTCCTCAATGATATAGTCTCAAAGGATGGTAAAACAGCTGCCATCAATACTTATATTCAAGCCAGCCCACCAGGATATCTTTCTTATAATCATGAAATAAAAAATAAAATCCAGGAATTTATTGACATTGAAGCCAAGCGTTTAAAAAAACAAGGAGTTAATGCAGAAATCTTCCAAATCGGTCTCCCAGTCATAAAAGTAGAAGTCGCAGAATATATTGAAAATGACTTGAGAATGTTTATGCCTATTTGCATAACCGTTTCGCTCATAATTTTATGGTTTTCTTTCCGTACAATATCTGCCGTAATAATACCATTAACTACGGGCATGATAAGTGTCGCGTGGACACTTGGTATTATGTCTTTTGTGGGATATCCAATCAATGTGATATCTAATGCTTTACCAGTCCTTCTGATTGTTGTTGGGTGCACTGAAGACATTCATATGCTTTCAGAATACTATCATCAATTGAAGGCAGGTAATGAAAAACATATTGCGATTCGTAATATGTCCATTAAATGTGGCCTGGCGATATTTCTCACTTCTTTAACTACAACTCTTGGCTTTTCTGCTTTAATTTGTAATAAGATTGTGATGATTAGAGAGTTTGGTATTTGCTCTGCCATTGGATTAATATGCAACTTTATTGTAACAATTCTGTTTGTGCCTACTTTTTTGCAATGGACAAGAGTTCCAAAAAGCTTTACAACAGTATCGAAAAAGAAAACTTCTTTGATAATGGGATCTATTAGTGATTTTATTTGCCGTATAGTAGTCCACAAAAGAGTCTTCATAATAATTGGTACTGCCATGGTTATAATATTAGCTGTTTTCGGTACGTTTAAAGTAAGACCAGATGCTGATTACACTAATTTCTTCAAAAAAAATTCTAGTATCAGAGTAAAACTAGATAAACTACATAATCGAATTTCTGGTGGAAAAAGTATGTTGATTGTCATCGATTCAGGCCAGGAAGGGGGAATTGCAGGTCCGGAAATAATGACTGCTATTGCAGAATTTCAGGATTATCTGAATCAAAGATTTGATAAGACTATCTCTGTTGCAGATTATGTTAAGATTATGCACAGGGAAATGAACAATGGAGATAAGGAGTTTTTTAAGATACCGACATCGAGGGAATTGATTTCACAATATTTATTATTGATGGATGGTGACGATCTGGAACGTGTGCTTGATTCCGCTCATTCTGCTGCTTGTATCATAGTCCGACACAATATTATAGGTTCCTGGCAAGTAAATAAAGAGTTGGATGCAATAAAAGATATGAGCAAACAGCTTTTTCCAAAATATGTTCAGGTGAAAATAACAGGTATAGATATTCTTAATAAAAAAGCTGGAGATTATATGTCTAAAGGTCAAATCATGGGGTTGGGATTAGGCTTGGTGATTATTTTTTTCATCATTTCTATCCTCTTTCTCTCCCCATGGGTGGGGTTTTTGGCTATGATACCGAATATGATACCTATCCTTTTAAACTTTGGCATTATGGGCTGGTTTCATATACCATTGAGTCCAGCTACTTCTATCGTAGCTATAATAGCACTTGGTATTGCAGTTGACGATACCATACATTTCATGGTTCGTTTTCACAAAGAATTAAAAAATACAAACAATCAAGATGAAGCGATCTCTCGCACTCTTAAAAAGGAGTTACTTCCAATTATGTCTACCTCAATCGCCTTGGCTCTCGGCTTTTGTATTCTCATTTCTTCTAATTTTGTTTCTAATATATGCTTTGGTTATTTGGCAGCTATTGCAATGTTGGTAGCGTTGGTAAGTGATCTTTTTGTTACTCCTGGATTATTGCTTGCTACTCATCTTTTTTCTTCCAGGAACGTATTAAAAGTAAAGAATTAA
- a CDS encoding polysaccharide deacetylase family protein — MISLKIDVDTYQGMEKGVPVLLEILKKYDIKATFFLSFGPDNSGKAVWNIFRKKGFLSKMLRTGAPRMYGVKTILYGTLLPAPIIAASMPHIVDSVGKDCHEIGVHAWDHRLWQDNLGRLSGERIREEFEKSFDAFRSILGREPEATAAPAWFCNLTSLKIQDSLNLKYSSDTRGRLPFYPRMNGEEFKTLQIPTNQPCIEELIGLDLVDIGNLVEYQVSYLRDNAPNIITVHAEVEGNSYRDEFDQFLKTTISRGYEYMPMNVIAKSYHVAPIRDIHYELIPGRSGLVASSI; from the coding sequence GTGATATCCCTTAAAATCGATGTAGATACATATCAGGGGATGGAAAAAGGCGTGCCTGTTTTATTGGAAATACTTAAAAAGTATGATATAAAGGCTACATTCTTTCTTTCATTTGGTCCTGATAACTCCGGGAAGGCCGTATGGAATATATTCAGAAAGAAGGGTTTTCTTTCAAAGATGCTGAGGACCGGAGCCCCGCGCATGTATGGCGTGAAAACCATACTTTATGGTACTCTTCTTCCGGCTCCAATAATTGCCGCATCTATGCCTCATATCGTAGATTCTGTCGGAAAAGACTGTCATGAAATCGGTGTACACGCCTGGGACCACAGGTTGTGGCAGGATAACTTGGGCAGACTTTCGGGAGAAAGGATCAGGGAAGAGTTTGAAAAGTCCTTTGATGCCTTCAGGAGTATCCTGGGTAGGGAACCGGAAGCGACTGCCGCCCCTGCCTGGTTCTGCAATTTGACGAGTCTTAAAATCCAGGATTCACTGAATCTGAAATATTCAAGTGATACAAGAGGCAGATTACCGTTTTATCCGAGAATGAATGGTGAAGAGTTCAAAACGCTCCAGATACCGACAAATCAGCCTTGTATAGAAGAGTTGATTGGACTTGATCTTGTCGACATTGGCAATCTGGTAGAATACCAGGTTTCCTATCTGAGAGACAATGCTCCAAACATAATTACCGTACACGCAGAGGTAGAGGGAAATAGCTACAGGGATGAATTTGATCAATTTCTAAAGACAACGATTTCGAGGGGTTACGAATACATGCCAATGAATGTTATTGCAAAATCATATCATGTTGCACCAATAAGGGATATACACTACGAGTTAATCCCTGGAAGGAGTGGATTGGTTGCAAGTTCTATCTGA
- a CDS encoding bifunctional UDP-4-keto-pentose/UDP-xylose synthase, which yields MKILILGVNGFIGNKLVKKIMQSTGWEVYGIDLSCSKLSHSIDNPRFHFIEGDITIHKEWVDYHVKKCDVIIPLVAIATPAHYIKEPLQVFELGFEENLRIVRLCVKYGKRILFPSTSEVYGMNSDPEFSEDTSNFVFGPVRKQRWIYACAKQLLDRVIWAYGTEGKLDFTIFRPFNWIGPKLDDIDAAKEGSSRVVTQFIINIVMNEPIRLVDGGMQKRCFTYIEDGIDCLMKIIENKKGLCRGEIFNIGNPHNECSMRDLAEILLALYRNHSGSEAYSVSASEIIEVSSDEYYGEGYQDISTRKPSIKKAQKLLGWVPLVGLESALEKTLDFFIEESRTKGLLCA from the coding sequence ATGAAAATTCTGATTTTAGGGGTAAACGGTTTTATTGGTAACAAACTTGTTAAGAAAATAATGCAATCAACAGGTTGGGAAGTGTATGGGATAGACCTGTCATGTTCAAAATTGTCGCACTCTATCGACAATCCAAGGTTTCACTTTATCGAAGGTGATATTACGATACACAAGGAGTGGGTAGATTATCACGTAAAGAAGTGTGATGTGATAATCCCTCTTGTTGCTATAGCAACACCTGCACATTACATAAAGGAACCTCTTCAGGTTTTTGAGCTTGGATTTGAAGAAAATCTTCGCATAGTCCGGCTCTGTGTGAAATACGGGAAGAGGATCCTGTTTCCATCAACTTCAGAAGTTTATGGTATGAACAGTGATCCTGAATTCTCTGAAGATACCAGTAATTTTGTCTTCGGTCCTGTAAGGAAACAGCGATGGATTTACGCGTGTGCTAAGCAGTTGCTCGATAGAGTCATATGGGCATACGGGACTGAAGGCAAGCTTGATTTTACTATTTTCAGACCGTTTAACTGGATAGGTCCAAAACTTGACGACATTGATGCCGCGAAAGAGGGTAGTTCAAGGGTGGTTACACAATTCATCATAAACATCGTGATGAACGAACCGATCAGGTTGGTTGACGGAGGAATGCAGAAAAGATGTTTTACCTATATTGAAGATGGGATAGATTGTTTGATGAAGATTATTGAAAATAAGAAAGGATTGTGCCGTGGTGAGATATTTAATATCGGTAACCCTCATAATGAGTGCAGCATGAGGGATCTTGCTGAAATACTGCTTGCTTTATACAGGAATCATTCAGGATCTGAAGCGTATAGTGTAAGCGCATCCGAGATCATTGAGGTATCTTCAGATGAGTACTACGGTGAGGGGTATCAGGATATCTCAACCAGAAAACCTTCAATAAAAAAGGCACAGAAATTGTTAGGTTGGGTACCACTGGTAGGTTTGGAATCTGCCCTTGAAAAAACTCTTGATTTTTTTATAGAAGAAAGCAGGACTAAAGGCTTGTTATGTGCCTGA
- a CDS encoding D-aminoacyl-tRNA deacylase translates to MYEYLIERCRQSNFIIGTGVFRETIQVGLVKDGPLTILLNSKKTF, encoded by the coding sequence TTGTATGAATATCTGATTGAAAGGTGTAGACAAAGTAATTTTATTATTGGTACAGGAGTTTTCCGTGAAACCATACAGGTTGGCCTGGTAAAGGACGGACCCTTAACTATCTTATTAAACAGCAAAAAAACATTTTAA
- a CDS encoding outer membrane lipoprotein-sorting protein — translation MKMIRLLYYVLALLVCCRATHADMTGREIMEKQKDQHELQSEKTVVQMTLENKKGKIKERQIVNYVLKEDTGLNKIMIKFKAPADIKNVGLLTWEQGADREDDQWLYLPALKKVKRIATSGKKNKFMGTDYAYEDLRPENLVVHNYELKGAQTIDDHDCYVIEAVPSTENEKKNSGYSKRLLYIRKDILYTIKSEYINKKGKMFKILTTDELVNVKGNIWRAEKSIMKDIKAKHSTRWNIIERDITTLLDKHFFTQRNLKKP, via the coding sequence ATGAAGATGATAAGATTGTTATATTATGTGCTTGCTTTACTCGTCTGTTGTCGGGCAACACATGCTGATATGACAGGTAGGGAAATTATGGAAAAGCAGAAAGACCAGCATGAGTTGCAATCTGAAAAAACTGTTGTACAAATGACCCTTGAAAATAAAAAAGGAAAAATAAAAGAAAGACAGATTGTAAATTATGTCCTTAAGGAAGATACAGGGCTTAATAAGATCATGATTAAATTCAAAGCGCCTGCTGACATAAAAAATGTTGGTTTGCTCACATGGGAACAAGGTGCTGATAGAGAGGATGATCAGTGGTTATATCTACCTGCTTTAAAGAAAGTTAAAAGGATCGCGACCAGCGGGAAAAAGAATAAATTCATGGGGACTGATTATGCTTATGAGGACCTGCGCCCTGAAAATCTGGTTGTTCATAATTATGAGTTAAAAGGGGCCCAAACAATAGATGACCATGATTGTTATGTAATTGAAGCGGTCCCCTCTACAGAAAATGAGAAAAAAAATAGCGGTTACAGCAAGCGATTACTGTACATTAGAAAAGACATTCTCTATACCATTAAAAGCGAATATATTAATAAGAAAGGGAAGATGTTTAAGATTTTAACTACTGATGAGCTGGTAAATGTTAAAGGTAATATATGGCGTGCCGAAAAGTCTATTATGAAAGACATTAAGGCGAAACATTCTACAAGGTGGAATATCATCGAAAGAGATATCACAACACTCCTAGACAAACATTTCTTCACTCAGCGAAACTTGAAAAAACCTTGA
- a CDS encoding GNAT family N-acetyltransferase, with protein sequence MEELIIRPIDKSDLDIMDNTFKSEFGRTHADDLHDQSLSIHTFFVAWINGNPVGHALVRWSGPREETVRKNHPDCPEIYRLRVLKEFRSQGIATAIIKKCENEALKINCRLIGLGTHTNIAAEDNLYIRSGYKLSKVGSYIDTYKTRLEDGTVDTIHKEAQFLIKRIAHINS encoded by the coding sequence ATGGAAGAACTCATAATACGCCCAATTGATAAATCAGACCTGGACATAATGGACAACACATTTAAGAGTGAATTTGGACGCACTCATGCAGACGATCTTCATGATCAATCGCTGTCCATTCATACCTTTTTTGTTGCCTGGATAAATGGCAATCCAGTAGGACATGCGTTAGTCAGATGGTCGGGCCCGAGAGAAGAGACAGTACGAAAAAATCACCCGGATTGTCCTGAAATCTATCGTTTGAGAGTGTTAAAAGAGTTCCGGTCACAGGGAATTGCTACGGCAATCATCAAGAAATGCGAAAATGAAGCACTCAAAATAAACTGCCGACTCATTGGCCTTGGCACACATACAAATATTGCTGCTGAAGACAATTTATACATACGTTCAGGCTATAAATTATCAAAAGTAGGTAGCTACATCGACACGTATAAAACCAGGCTGGAAGATGGCACCGTAGATACAATTCATAAGGAAGCACAGTTTCTGATAAAGAGAATAGCACATATAAATTCTTAG
- a CDS encoding peptidoglycan recognition family protein — protein sequence MIKYKWAYLMFLIFIMPVMYGCSSTQVTTLPTLPTYKPEKPLPNIDIVIPYGVRKELNQFKIRPWKYIVIHHSASDRGNAVSIDKYHKEERGWVNGLGYDFLIGNGNGSRDGQIEVGGRWNKQIDGAHAGNPEYNKYGIGICLVGNFDNDYPTNQQISSLLYLINYLQKRCNIPKENIIMHKTFRKTVCPGKRFPYNKLMARLK from the coding sequence GTGATCAAATATAAATGGGCTTATTTGATGTTCCTTATCTTCATTATGCCAGTCATGTATGGCTGCAGTAGTACACAAGTTACAACATTACCAACATTACCAACTTACAAACCCGAAAAACCACTACCCAATATTGATATTGTTATTCCGTATGGAGTCCGAAAAGAATTAAATCAATTCAAGATCAGACCATGGAAGTATATTGTCATCCATCATAGCGCTTCTGACAGAGGAAATGCCGTTTCTATCGACAAATATCACAAGGAAGAGAGGGGTTGGGTTAACGGCCTTGGCTATGATTTTCTCATAGGAAACGGAAACGGTTCAAGAGATGGACAGATAGAGGTGGGAGGCAGGTGGAATAAGCAGATAGACGGGGCTCACGCCGGTAATCCTGAATATAACAAATATGGTATAGGAATATGTTTAGTTGGTAATTTCGACAATGATTATCCTACAAATCAGCAGATTTCATCTCTTTTGTATTTAATAAACTATTTACAGAAACGATGTAACATTCCTAAAGAGAATATCATAATGCATAAAACTTTTCGAAAAACGGTCTGTCCAGGAAAACGTTTCCCTTATAATAAATTGATGGCTCGTTTGAAATAG